The following coding sequences lie in one Rutidosis leptorrhynchoides isolate AG116_Rl617_1_P2 chromosome 4, CSIRO_AGI_Rlap_v1, whole genome shotgun sequence genomic window:
- the LOC139842954 gene encoding uncharacterized protein translates to MAMTKENPFVDWFPDTRKNGALCTVGRPGYSSSIGSRKNFPSKWDDAEKWVVNGHESPAHGVVKSHDFIEKHQKTISVFQGPKIASLDHHDGCSDKALNGSLASESIDVLLKDKFTNEVEPAFPKYNCLESMSEGLLLKKTMENTISKPKMEAIQEAKNRDMGTEMTPIGSSTNSRSPTPSKNLSPPRHNTPESRLLLMDNHSNLFDIGKAKIQPWTPFDANWSSREDEEEEISKSLRLFEMNNDCLEIISGPRPSAWEEKEMSQPCIRYQIQEAKIKAWVNLQKAKAEAQSRKLEVKIQKMRAKYEEKTMKKMMVVNRKAEELRAAAQLEHSETMAKSNKTMNHRPSVGLSGHHGSCGCLIGNR, encoded by the exons ATGGCAATGACAAAGGAGAACCCATTTGTAGATTGGTTTCCTGACACTAGAAAAAATGGAGCTTTATGCACAGTGGGTCGACCCGGTTATAGTTCAAGTATTGGGTCAAGAAAGAATTTTCCTTCAAAATGGGATGATGCTGAAAAATGGGTTGTGAATGGTCATGAATCCCCTGCTCATGGTGTTGTAAAGTCTCATGATTTTATAGAAAAACATCAAAAAACAATTTCTGTATTTCAAGGTCCAAAAATTGCATCTTTGGACCACCATGATGGGTGTTCAGATAAAGCTTTGAATGGGTCCTTAGCCTCAGAGTCCATTGATGTGCTTCTTAAAG ATAAATTTACAAACGAGGTAGAACCTGCTTTTCCAAAGTACAATTGTTTGGAGTCAATGAGTGAAGGATTGTTACTCAAGAAAACAATGGAGAACACAATTAGCAAACCGAAAATGGAAGCGATTCAAGAGGCGAAAAACCGAGACATGGGGACCGAAATGACTCCAATAGGCAGCAGCACAAACTCACGGTCCCCAACACCATCGAAAAACTTGTCTCCACCACGACATAACACTCCAGAAAGTAGGTTACTATTAATGGATAATCATAGTAACTTGTTTGATATTGGTAAAGCTAAGATACAACCATGGACCCCATTTGATGCAAATTGGAGCTCGAGAGAGGACGAAGAAGAGGAAATATCGAAAAGTTTGCGACTTTTCGAGATGAATAATGATTGTCTTGAAATTATATCAGGTCCTAGACCTTCTGCTTGGGAAGAAAAAGAAATGTCTCAACCTTGCATAAG GTATCAAATACAGGAAGCAAAAATTAAAGCATGGGTGAATCTGCAAAAAGCCAAAGCAGAAGCTCAATCAAGAAAACTTGAG GTAAAGATTCAGAAAATGAGAGCGAAATATGAAGAGAAGACGATGAAAAAGATGATGGTTGTTAATCGAAAAGCAGAGGAGTTAAGGGCTGCAGCTCAGCTCGAGCATTCGGAGACGATGGCTAAATCAAACAAGACAATGAACCATCGACCTAGTGTCGGTTTATCGGGTCACCACGGTTCGTGTGGTTGTTTGATCGGTAATCGATAG